One Glycine soja cultivar W05 chromosome 2, ASM419377v2, whole genome shotgun sequence genomic region harbors:
- the LOC114370935 gene encoding putative SNAP25 homologous protein SNAP30: MFGFRKAPAPTESDKKTTLTAEKRTTSEPVLPVAKSKGNYFDDDDDDWGRKPSSSTASKDKDRYKNGFSNSGGLENQSVQELENYAVYKSEETTNSVNNCLRIAEDIRGDATRTLDMLHQQGEQITRTHNMVVDTEKDLSRGEKLLNNLGGMFSKPWKPKKTREIQGPIITPDKPSKKNVHNKEDREKLGLAPLPKGRSAPTTPPNESSNAYQKVEHEKAKQDDALEDLSGILGDLKGMAIGMGSELDKQNKALDHLGDDVDELNSRVKGANQRARKLVG, from the exons ATGTTTGGGTTTAGAAAAGCACCAGCACCAACTGAATCAGATAAGAAGACAACCCTTACTGCAGAAAAAAGAACTACTTCAGAACCTGTCCTGCCAGTTGCAAAATCTAAAGGAAACTATTTCGACGATGACGACGACGACTGGGGGAGGAAGCCTTCCTCCTCCACAGCATCAAAGGACAAAGACAGGTACAAGAATGGTTTCAGCAACTCTGGGGGGCTAGAGAACCAAAGTGTTCAGGAGTTGGAAAACTATGCAGTGTACAAGTCTGAGGAGACAACAAACAGTGTCAACAATTGTTTAAGGATTGCTGAGGACATCAGAGGGGATGCCACAAGGACACTTGACATGTTGCATCAGCAGGGTGAGCAGATAACCAGAACTCACAATATGGTTGTTGATACCGAGAAGGATTTGAGCCGG GGTGAAAAACTCCTAAACAATCTTGGTGGCATGTTCTCCAAACCCTGGAAGCCAAAGAAAACCAGAGAAATCCAAGGACCTATAATTACACCAG ATAAGCCATCCAAAAAGAATGTACATAATAAGGAAGACAGAGAGAAGTTGGGCTTAGCTCCTTTGCCTAAGGGACGCTCAGCCCCTACCACACctccaaatgaatcatccaatgCCTATCAGAAAGTTGaa CATGAGAAAGCTAAACAAGACGATGCACTCGAAGATCTAAGTGGCATCTTAGGTGATTTGAAGGGTATGGCAATTGGCATGGGATCTGAACTTGACAA GCAAAACAAAGCTCTTGATCATCTTGGTGACGATGTGGATGAGTTGAATTCTCGAGTCAAAGGTGCCAACCAGCGTGCACGCAAATTAGTAGGGTGA